A stretch of Lathyrus oleraceus cultivar Zhongwan6 chromosome 6, CAAS_Psat_ZW6_1.0, whole genome shotgun sequence DNA encodes these proteins:
- the LOC127095186 gene encoding uncharacterized protein LOC127095186 gives MPKFSKFKNELLKGTKEKVVKEHVNITEKDDVVIHQSLPPKLKDPGKFTISCNISIVNISYALCDLGSNINVMPLKTVKELKLGEITLSNMTLTLANSFVTQSIVILRDVLVHVDGLVFPANFVVLGTKGDSRGSVILVRPFLAIEKVKIDV, from the coding sequence ATGCCTAAGTTTtctaaatttaagaatgaattacTAAAGGGGACAAAAGAGAAAGTGGTCAAGGAACATGTAAACATAACCGAAAAGGATGATGTGGTAATACATCAATCTTTGCCACCAAAATTAAAAGACCCAGGTAAGTTTACTATTTCTTGTAATATCAGTATAGTGAATATTTCGTATGCTCTATGTGATCTTGGATCTAACATAAATGTTATGCCACTAAAAACGGTTAAAGAATTGAAATTGGGTGAGATCACACTGAGTAACATGACTCTCACTCTAGCTAACTCATTTGTTACTCAATCAATTGTTATTTTACGTGACGTGTTAGTACATGTTGATGGATTAGTGTTTCCTGCAAATTTTGTAGTGCTTGGTACAAAAGGAGATTCAAGAGGATCTGTTATTCTCGTACGACCATTCTTGGCAATCGAGAAAGTAAAGATTGATGTATAA